One Nerophis lumbriciformis linkage group LG19, RoL_Nlum_v2.1, whole genome shotgun sequence DNA segment encodes these proteins:
- the LOC133618739 gene encoding multiple myeloma tumor-associated protein 2 homolog — MFGSSRSGGVRGGQDQFNWDDVKVDKHRENYLGNSLMAPVGRWQKGKDLTWYSRDKKGSRPPTKEEELAAVKAAEHEALMAALGHKVIKRQPTGLTKEDLADICRRDEDDGEERNVDRISGLGSSSAASRKVVLSQQEKEAVKMGLPVFTHHKTSVLPETSTAKSSESVKKEEETEQSQESKKKKKEKKNKKEKKKKEKKKKKRQRSDSSSSDSDDDKKRPRKDHHHHNPSYHSQSGARPYDSHSRGALKAQRQPAYPRHRQQRHDTDSSDGGSPVPRNPSSHKTAPGGVAQSHRRRHDSDS; from the exons ATGTTCGGTTCTTCGAGGTCCGGGGGGGTTCGAGGAGGCCAGGACCAGTTCAACTGGGATGATGTCAAAGTGGACAAACACCGAGAGAATTATCTTG GAAATTCCTTGATGGCTCCAGTGGGACGCTGGCAAAAAGGCAAAGATCTGACATGGTACTCCAGAGACAAAAAAGGCAGCAGGCCCCCCACCAAGGAAGAGGAGCTTGCCGCTGTCAAGGCTGCAGAACATGAAGCGTTGATGGCTGCCTT AGGACACAAGGTCATAAAGAGGCAACCGACTGGACTGACCAAAGAG GATTTGGCAGACATCTGTAGGAGAGATGAAGATGATGGTGAAGAGAGAAATGTGGATCGAATCTCTGGATTGGGAAGCTCCAG TGCAGCATCACGCAAAGTGGTCCTCTCCCAGCAGGAAAAGGAAGCGGTTAAAATGGGATTGCCAGTCTTTACA CACCACAAGACCAGCGTTCTTCCAGAAACTTCAACAGCAAAGTCATCAGAGAGTGTAAAGAAGGAAGAGGAGACTGAACAAAG CCAGGAgagcaaaaagaagaagaaagaaaagaaaaataaaaaggagaaaaagaagaaagagaagaagaagaaaaagaggcaAAGGAGCGATTCGTCGTCTTCCGATTCAGATGACGACAAAAAGAG GCCCCGAAAAGACCACCACCATCATAATCCATCATACCACAGTCAGAGCGGAGCCAGACCCTATGACAGCCATTCAAGGGGGGCACTAAAGGCACAGCGACAACCCGCCTACCCCCGCCACCGACAGCAGCGCCACGACACAGACTCCTCCGACGGGGGGTCCCCTGTCCCCCGTAACCCCTCCAGCCACAAGACGGCCCCTGGCGGTGTCGCACAAAGCCACAGGCGACGCCACGACTCGGACAGCTAA
- the LOC133618741 gene encoding guanylate kinase-like, whose product MYMRHFARFYSAMAGPRPVVLSGPSGTGKSTLLKKLMKEYSSIFGFSVSHTTRNPRPGEVNGKDYHYVTREAMQAAINKGDFIENAEFSGNLYGTSKAAVQDVKDRNLICILDIDMQGVRNIKSTDLNPIYISIQPPSLDILETRLRGRKTDSEENLQKRLNAAKAEIEFSKEAGVFDLVIVNDNLDDAYEQLRDALLEEINGVKKINLSS is encoded by the exons ATGTATATGAGACATTTTGCCAGGTTCTATTCAG CTATGGCTGGACCCAGGCCTGTGGTGCTGAGCGGCCCATCCGGGACGGGGAAAAGCACTCTGCTCAAGAAGCTGATGAAGGAATACAGCAGCATCTTTGGCTTCAGCGTCTCAC ATACAACTAGAAATCCGCGACCCGGAGAAGTGAATGGCAAAG ATTACCACTACGTCACGCGGGAAGCCATGCAGGCCGCCATCAACAAGGGCGATTTCATCGAGAACGCAGAGTTTTCCGGGAACTTGTACGGGACGAGTAAAGCGGCCGTGCAAGACGTTAAGGACCGCAACCTCATCTGTATACTGGATATAGACATGCAGGGGGTGAGGAACATCAAGAGCACCGACCTCAATCCTATTTACATCTCCATCCAACCTCCGTCTTTGGACATCCTG GAAACCCGTTTAAGAGGCCGAAAAACAGATTCAGAGGAAAACCTTCAGAAGCGCTTGAACGCCGCTAAAGCGGAAATCGAATTTA GTAAAGAAGCTGGCGTGTTTGACCTCGTCATCGTCAACGACAACCTGGATGACGCTTATGAGCAGCTAAGAGATGCTCTTCTGGAG GAAATCAACGGGGTCAAGAAAATCAACTTGTCCTCGTAG